From Apis mellifera strain DH4 linkage group LG5, Amel_HAv3.1, whole genome shotgun sequence, the proteins below share one genomic window:
- the LOC408860 gene encoding haloacid dehalogenase-like hydrolase domain-containing protein 2, translating to MAKQIKMVLIDLSGTLHIDNTVIPGAVEALNRLRNANIPYKFVTNTSKESSNLLYNRLTKLGFTVKKEEIFSSLIATRKLIISKKLNPMLLIDPHANEDFEDLVKTNETMNAVVIGLAPDKFHYEELTKAFRLLLDGASLIAIQKARYYKRSDGLALGPGAFVAGLEYSANVKAEVIGKPTAEFFKAALGNISPEEAIMIGDDVKDDVAGAQAIGIRGILVQTGKYRDGDENTITPLPTKVCSSFVQAVEYIIKKEI from the exons atggcaaaacaaataaaaatggtACTAATAGATCTTAGTGGTACTCTTCATATTGATAATACAGTGATTCCAGGTGCAGTGGAAGCTTTAAACAG GCTTCGAAATGCTAATATACCATATAAATTTGTCACAAATACAAGTAAAGAATCTAGCAACTTACTATATAATCGATTAACAAAATTAGGTTTTACtgttaaaaaggaagaaatttttagtaGTTTAATTGCAACAAGAAAACTgatcatttcgaaaaaattaaatccaatGTTATTGATTGATCCTCATGCTAATGAAGATTTTGAAGATTTGgtaaaaacaaatgaaacaaTGAATGCTGTAGTAATTGGATTGGCACcggataaatttcattacgaAGAATTGACAAAAGCATTCAG GTTATTATTAGATGGTGCATCTCTCATAGCAATTCAAAAAGctcgatattataaaagatcagATGGTTTAGCTTTAGGACCAGGGGCATTTGTTGCTGGTTTAGAATATTCTGCTAATGTGAAAGCAGAAGTCATTGGAAAACCTACTGCAGAGTTTTTTAAAGCTGCTTTAGGAAACATATCTCCCGAAGAAGCAATTATGATCGgcgat gatgtTAAAGATGATGTAGCTGGTGCCCAAGCTATCGGTATAAGAGGAATTCTAGTACAAACTGGAAAATATCGAGATGGAGATGAAAATACAATTACACCACTGCCTACAAAAGTATGCAGCTCTTTTGTACAAGctgtagaatatattattaaaaaagaaatttaa
- the LOC100576848 gene encoding uncharacterized protein LOC100576848, translated as MALSMRQEDVKQVPWFSLAEWHQVYKQIYSNNINEQLMGYEMLLAWKARIPKLPIGVDCTLSIMQVCIRDREWTSKINNGELPISYENDLCLMYSTTIMRFLNHISNIGHTKQTSLFQIAKQLNIPEWIVNLRHDTAHGYELPSIDVLRIAMNILLTWLHEEYWTAEGKRIECLITEESMKEIQESEEVQDFSDLIELWSSVSLYIHAGYHLVSNVPDSQLRETLQDLRSYAISLLEKNSEDVQNEKDNYIETVRETDIKKDKKYTLETARIVLLSEICRYLNKKSIPNKKNIVCNALFNSEIFLPNKDILLIFTQNEDIETTLKKNVLPLGMIEFWKDIIFVLYEKDFMEVLIIKLLELVDNEEINKEKRLLASLWISSISYSFLKLNNAHCISRVLEYQLEKTQKNLPVKTFELKVKEETDRIYPQLKCVLWFNLSDTMLPCLTDIKFISKLILNVNEFSIKFIVPLLELISPIIDNDNKHLLLNLMNLYIIVDKNNMDSYEYEKTFILKDIQFNKCVLNTENNTQNNLQDKTYHIFTNENIRNNYWNFAVTTYNWAEYPIGLLPWQDDTLEFINPFYSTIQEYNISELESKIVPGIIDEKNLKMKSQINWNNILRKKKRLKRKQERRNADVIMNKALETAKKQK; from the exons ATGGCGCTCTCCATGAGGCAGGAAGATGTAAAACAAGTACCATGGTTTTCTCT CGCAGAATGGCATCAAGTATATAAACAGATTTATTCtaacaatataaatgaacAATTAATGGGATATGAAATGTTGCTTGCATGGAAAGCAAg gATACCAAAATTACCGATAGGAGTTGATTGTACTCTATCAATTATGCAAGTGTGTATTAGAGATCGTGAATGGACTTCTAAGATTAATAATGGCGAATTGCCAATTAgttatgaaaatgatttatgtTTGATGTATTCAACTACAATAAtgagatttttaaatcatatatctaatatagGACATACGAAGCAAACATCCTTGTTTCAGATTGCAAAGCAACTCAATATTCCAGAATGGATAGTAAACTTAAGGCATGATACTGCTCATGGTTATGAATTACCATCTATTGATGTATTGAGAATAGCAATGAATATATTGTTAACCTGGCTACAT gaAGAATATTGGACAGCTGAAGGCAAAAGAATTGAATGCTTAATTACTGAAGAATCTATGAAAGAAATTCAAGAGAGTGAAGAAGTACAGGATTTTAGTGATTTAATTGAACTTTGGAGTTCTGTTAGTCTGTACATTCATGCTGGTTATCATTTAGTATCTAATGTTCCAGATTCTCAATTGAG gGAAACATTACAAGATCTACGTTCTTATGCTATCtctttattggaaaaaaatagtgAAGATGtgcaaaatgaaaaagataactATATTGAGACTGTTAGAGAGactgatataaaaaaagataaaaaatatacattagaaACTGCAAGAATCGTTCTTTTATCAGAAATATGTAGATATCTTAACAAAAAATCCATAcccaataagaaaaatatagtttgcaatgcattatttaattcagaaatttttttaccaaataaagatattttattaatttttactcaaAATGAGGATATTGAAactacattgaaaaaaaatgtattgccATTAGGCATGATCGAGTTTtggaaagatataatatttgtattatatgaaaaagatttcatggaagtattgattataaaattacttgaattagtagataatgaagaaataaataaagaaaaaagattattagcTTCTTTATGGATAAGTTCTATATcatatagttttttaaaattaaataatgctcATTGTATATCTCGAGTTCTAGAATATCAGTTagaaaaaacacaaaaaaatttaccagTAAAAACTTTTGAACTTAAAGTCAAAGAAGAAACAGATCGTATTTATCCGCAATTGAAATGTGTATTATGGTTTAATTTATCAGATACAATGTTACCATGTCTaactgatataaaatttatttcaaagcttatattaaatgtaaatgaattctcaattaaattcattgtgcctcttttagaattaataagtccaataatagataatgataataagcacttattattaaatttaatgaatctttatataatagttgataaaaataatatggattcttatgaatatgaaaaaacttttattctcaaagatatccaatttaataaatgtgtattaaatacagaaaataatacacaaaataatttacaagataaaacatatcatatttttaccaatgaaaatattagaaataattactgGAACTTTGCAGTta caaCTTATAATTGGGCAGAATATCCAATTGGTTTGCTTCCTTGGCAAGATGATACCTTGGAATTTATAAATCCATTTTATAGTACAatacaagaatataatatttcagaattagAATCCAAAATTGTTCCTGGAATTAtagatgagaaaaatttaaaaatgaaaagtcaaattaattggaataatattctaaggaaaaaaaagcgtttaaaaaggaaacaagAACGAAGAAATGCAGatgttataatgaataaagcaTTAGAAACtgctaaaaaacaaaaatag
- the LOC726102 gene encoding transmembrane protein 135 — translation MPSQLSKCIDISCKEYSHHWRDSCLIAAAGLGIDALQECLKIYSTVYIVALLMKGKVPSKADIKKTILGLLQSTAFLSWSAFSYSVFICSLRRILGKFSLLTVSFLPSFLSSLSAIIIERPSRRSLLSLYVSNVATETLFKMGVERGYYSPISHGGTYIFATSIALLLYFYRSKPNKQVSLYKIFRIIVGKYEGNEYLKKENLSCETQNNSANEENNSRNLIKQHVLNKTSCKKNIFIKSLETYKKIIERLKQLKGKHISCSHPFSCVHYILKGSIQVFSYALSAQLVINLFFGTRKLITKPFLTREIIFRKGNLNLPMFLGGFTGLYRLISCLLRRFFKKDSSYYAIPAGLIGGLTFMIYSSNTIALYFMWKALQLLWNDLVEKKIVPEIKWFVIFLYCFSTAVLFHVAIFEPHLLRSSYWKFLYAISGGRIATMSREPLDIFGFETSKHLTDVLKKTNTIIKKSYIF, via the exons atGCCTTCGCAACTAAGCAAATGCATCGATATATCCTGTAAGGAATACTCACATCATTGGAGAGATTCCTGTTTAATAGCAGCAGCCGGTCTTGGCATAGATGCTCTTCAAGAATGCCTAAAGATATATTCTACAGTTTACATa gttGCTCTTTTAATGAAAGGGAAAGTACCATCTAAAGCAgacattaaaaaaacaatattgggTCTTTTGCAATCAACTGCTTTTCTCTCATGGAGTGCTTTCTCATATTCTGTGTTTATTTGTTCTCTAAG acGTATACTTGGAAAATTCAGTCTTTTGACTGTATCGtttcttccatcttttttaTCTAGTTTGTCAGCTATTATTATTGAGCGACCATCAAGACGTTctttattaagtttatatgTATCTAACGTT gCAAcagaaacattatttaaaatgggaGTAGAAAGAGGATATTATTCTCCTATTTCACATGGTGGaacatatatttttgctaCATCAATAGCATTGTTACTTTATTTCTATCGTTCTAAACCAAATAAACAAGTttccttatataaaatatttag AATTATTGTTGGAAAATATGAAGGGAatgaatatcttaaaaaagaaaatttaagttGTGAAACACAAAACAATTCTGCTAATGAAGAGAATAAtagtagaaatttaataaaacaacatgttttaaataaaacatcctgtaaaaaaaatatatttataaaatcacttGAAACATacaagaaaattatagaaagattaaaacaaCTTAAAGGAAAACATATATCATGTTCACATCCTTTTAGTTgtgttcattatatattaaag GGTAGTATACAAGTATTTAGTTATGCTCTAAGTGCCCAATTAgtgattaatttgttttttggtactagaaaattaattacaaaaccaTTCTTaacaagagaaataatttttagaaaaggcAATCTAAATTTACCTATGTTTTTAGGTGGTTTTACTGGACTTTATAGg ctaATATCCTGTTTAttaagaagattttttaaaaaagattcttcttATTATGCAATACCCGCTGGACTTATTGGCGGTTTaacatttatgatttatagtAGTAATACAAtagctttatattttatgtggaAAGCATTACAG ttgttATGGAATGATCTTgtggaaaaaaagatagtACCTGAAATAAAGTGGTTCGTgatctttttatattgttttagtaCAGCAGTACTCTTCCATGTAGCAATATTTGAACCACATCTTTTAAGATCTTcctattggaaatttttatatgctaTATCTGGAGGAAg AATAGCAACAATGTCTCGAGAACCATTAGATATATTTGGTTTTGAAACATCTAAGCATCTCACGgacgtattaaaaaaaactaatactatcattaaaaaatcttatattttttaa